One genomic window of Anaerofustis stercorihominis DSM 17244 includes the following:
- a CDS encoding Fur family transcriptional regulator — translation MTKQRRLIYSIITNSKEHLSAEEIYKSAKKEMPNIAIGTIYRNLNLMIRDGEIRKVEIHNAPDRFDKNIINHDHLICDECGKLKDIIIKNFDKIIEKHSVDNITSYDLNIHYICPECKKKQA, via the coding sequence ATGACTAAACAAAGAAGGCTTATTTATAGTATCATTACAAATTCCAAAGAACATTTATCAGCAGAAGAAATATATAAATCGGCAAAGAAAGAAATGCCAAATATCGCTATTGGGACAATATATAGAAATTTAAACTTAATGATCAGAGATGGTGAAATAAGAAAAGTCGAAATACATAATGCACCGGACAGATTTGATAAAAATATAATCAATCACGATCATCTTATTTGCGATGAATGCGGTAAACTGAAAGACATAATAATTAAAAACTTTGATAAAATTATAGAAAAGCACTCAGTAGATAACATAACATCATATGATTTAAACATTCATTATATATGCCCTGAATGTAAAAAGAAACAAGCTTAA
- a CDS encoding leucine-rich repeat domain-containing protein, with protein MKSKRLLAVMLSGFMVLGSMTPVFAEELKGENTNDNVVVSEEQQGTDVNNSEEVKDNEKAVITDKYEQDKTAQDEKKSEESTSSNESSKTVKSTSKTAKAVVTNQTDEATGLTFSYDEDTKEATLTGNKNFSYTGETFKLPNEVNVAGSDEKYKVVNISSYAFSSGYFNSIKELIIPKNLKNWSADQNMSTFTNVEKITFEEGFEVKDLPRGAFNYMYKLKDITLPKSVETIGENAFAGCSALKSFDVEEGSVLKIIGKNAFDSDTALESITIPKTVETIKEGAFYKCTSLASCTFENDSAIKTMETAIFRDCSNLKTIIIPRSLEVLDGFNFSGIENITFEEGSKLKTISEQAFFNSKLKSIRIPRSVETISRNAFFLCEDLNSCTFEPGSALKTIGEYVFSRVGLESITIPKNITKISGRAIEQCPNLTTVDTEEGSALTTIDNNAIYFNPNFKTFKTTSTNTISIGSGFGEENSGAKIEGFTIVAHKGSADSPSSLYQYYLDNDPGSWVFKTEGICHGTTEVAGTKVEPTCTQAGSVTYTAGTCACGNEVSDEVTVVLPATGNHIFETVTDKPATCTVKGKEHKVCSGCGEIDYDSYKDTDMLAHKFDKEVVDKEATYTEEGSKHTECSVCGTKKEGSDVIIPKIVKEDDKNDNNNDNNVSGSSNNNPSNNGNSTSSGSTVTKTGSDKTAVNTPHTSDEMNMVLYVLLGLVSLGAVGTVGYKLKKRNI; from the coding sequence ATGAAGAGTAAGAGATTACTGGCGGTAATGCTGAGCGGATTTATGGTGTTAGGAAGCATGACACCCGTGTTTGCCGAAGAATTAAAAGGTGAAAACACGAATGATAATGTTGTAGTAAGTGAAGAGCAACAGGGAACCGACGTAAACAACAGCGAGGAAGTTAAAGATAACGAAAAAGCTGTTATAACAGATAAATATGAGCAAGATAAAACAGCACAAGATGAAAAGAAATCTGAAGAAAGTACTTCTTCAAATGAGTCTTCTAAAACGGTTAAGTCGACTTCAAAGACAGCTAAGGCAGTGGTGACAAACCAAACCGATGAAGCAACTGGACTTACATTCAGTTATGATGAAGATACAAAGGAAGCAACTTTGACCGGTAATAAAAATTTTAGCTATACCGGAGAAACTTTTAAATTACCCAACGAAGTAAACGTTGCGGGAAGCGATGAAAAATATAAGGTAGTAAACATATCCAGTTATGCTTTTTCAAGCGGTTATTTTAATTCGATAAAAGAATTGATAATACCTAAAAACCTTAAAAATTGGTCAGCGGATCAAAATATGTCTACATTTACCAATGTGGAGAAAATAACTTTTGAAGAGGGCTTCGAAGTAAAGGATTTACCGAGAGGAGCATTTAACTATATGTATAAATTAAAGGATATAACTCTGCCGAAGTCTGTAGAAACAATAGGAGAAAATGCTTTTGCGGGGTGTTCAGCACTGAAATCTTTTGATGTCGAAGAAGGAAGTGTTTTGAAGATTATAGGAAAAAATGCCTTTGATAGTGATACTGCTTTGGAGAGCATAACGATACCGAAGACTGTAGAAACAATAAAAGAAGGTGCTTTTTATAAGTGTACATCATTAGCTTCATGTACCTTTGAAAATGACAGTGCTATAAAAACGATGGAAACAGCGATTTTTCGTGATTGTAGTAATTTAAAAACTATAATCATACCCAGAAGTTTGGAAGTTTTAGATGGATTTAATTTCAGCGGTATTGAAAATATAACTTTTGAAGAAGGTTCAAAATTAAAAACAATCTCAGAGCAAGCTTTTTTTAATAGTAAATTAAAGAGTATAAGGATACCGAGGTCGGTAGAAACGATTTCAAGGAATGCTTTTTTCCTTTGTGAAGACCTGAATTCATGTACCTTTGAACCGGGAAGCGCTTTGAAGACGATAGGAGAATATGTATTTTCTCGTGTAGGTCTTGAAAGTATAACAATCCCTAAAAATATTACAAAAATTTCCGGAAGAGCTATAGAACAGTGTCCTAATTTAACAACGGTAGATACCGAAGAAGGCAGTGCATTGACTACGATAGATAATAATGCTATTTATTTTAATCCTAATTTTAAGACTTTTAAAACAACGAGTACAAACACAATCAGTATTGGCAGTGGTTTTGGTGAAGAAAACAGCGGTGCGAAAATCGAAGGATTTACGATTGTTGCTCATAAAGGTTCTGCAGACTCTCCAAGTTCATTATATCAATATTATTTGGATAATGATCCTGGTTCTTGGGTATTTAAAACAGAGGGAATATGTCACGGAACCACCGAAGTTGCAGGAACAAAAGTCGAACCTACGTGTACACAAGCAGGTAGCGTTACATATACAGCGGGAACTTGTGCATGCGGTAATGAAGTAAGTGATGAAGTTACAGTTGTCCTTCCTGCAACGGGAAATCATATTTTTGAAACAGTTACGGATAAGCCTGCAACATGCACCGTAAAAGGCAAAGAGCATAAGGTATGCAGTGGCTGCGGAGAAATTGATTATGACTCGTATAAAGATACGGATATGCTTGCTCATAAATTTGATAAAGAAGTTGTAGACAAAGAAGCTACATACACAGAAGAAGGCTCAAAGCATACAGAATGCAGTGTCTGCGGTACTAAAAAAGAAGGTTCCGATGTCATTATACCTAAGATTGTAAAAGAAGATGATAAAAATGACAATAACAACGACAACAATGTAAGCGGTTCTAGTAATAATAATCCAAGTAATAACGGTAATTCAACATCAAGCGGAAGTACCGTGACAAAAACAGGAAGTGATAAAACAGCGGTAAATACTCCTCATACTTCTGATGAAATGAATATGGTTTTATATGTCCTATTGGGTCTTGTATCTTTGGGAGCAGTAGGTACCGTAGGATATAAGCTTAAAAAGAGGAATATATAG
- the proB gene encoding glutamate 5-kinase, translated as MKNVVKAKKIVIKIGTSTLTHKTGNINIRRVEHLVKIIADLKNSGRDIILVSSGAVGVGMGKLGLDKKPRDLSQKQALAAIGQCELMYLYDKLFGEYNHNVAQVLITNDVISEKEDILKITNTFDKLLKYNVIPIVNENDTVSTEELEFGDNDTLSAVVSSIIKADLLVILTDIDGLYTDNPSKNKDAKRIEVVEEITDDIISCCADTVNNLGTGGMITKIKAGQIAFENNFDMVILSSKDPNDLYSLFDGENKGTLFKVRK; from the coding sequence ATGAAAAACGTAGTAAAAGCAAAAAAAATAGTCATAAAAATAGGGACTTCCACTCTTACTCATAAAACGGGAAATATAAATATAAGAAGAGTGGAACATTTGGTAAAAATAATCGCAGACCTTAAAAATTCCGGAAGGGACATAATCCTCGTTTCTTCGGGTGCGGTAGGCGTGGGAATGGGTAAACTCGGGCTTGATAAAAAGCCCAGGGACCTATCACAAAAACAGGCTCTCGCAGCTATAGGACAGTGCGAACTTATGTATCTGTACGATAAGTTATTCGGGGAGTACAATCATAATGTAGCTCAGGTACTTATAACAAATGATGTAATATCCGAAAAAGAAGATATACTTAAAATAACAAATACATTCGATAAACTTCTTAAGTACAATGTCATCCCTATAGTAAACGAAAACGACACGGTAAGCACGGAAGAACTTGAATTCGGAGATAACGACACATTATCCGCCGTTGTAAGTTCCATAATAAAAGCAGACCTATTAGTTATCCTGACTGATATAGACGGACTATACACAGACAATCCGAGCAAGAATAAAGATGCAAAGAGGATAGAAGTCGTAGAGGAAATCACTGACGATATAATAAGCTGCTGCGCGGATACCGTAAATAATCTGGGTACGGGAGGCATGATAACCAAAATCAAAGCGGGACAAATAGCATTTGAAAACAATTTTGACATGGTCATACTATCATCAAAAGACCCGAACGACCTATACAGCTTATTTGACGGAGAAAATAAGGGAACGTTATTTAAAGTAAGAAAGTGA
- a CDS encoding glutamate-5-semialdehyde dehydrogenase, with protein MFNMNSLGKKAKIAGRSISDLNTNKKNEALECIKNELINNMKSIIKANKEDIVNAKANGMKESMIDRLTLDEDRIKAIANSIDKVINLKDPVGIISGGSKRPNGMEIVIKKVPYGVVGIIFESRPNVTVDAGCLCLKSGNACILRGGKEAINTNTRLVEVMRGAVKKAGLNHDVIQLVFDTDRKYVSEMAKLTEYIDVLIPRGSAGLIRSIKDIATVPFIETGAGNCHIYIDEFADNDMAVDLTDNGKTQRPSVCNSLETLLVHEKKAEEVLPLIYNKLKEHNVEFRGDERTLKILGSKAKKADEEDYKTEYNDYIIAVKVVENIEEAINHINKYSTKHSECIVTNNIESMNLFTSKIDSACVYVNVSTRFTDGEEFGFGSEIGIATQRTLPRGPMGLNELTTIKYVITGNGQIR; from the coding sequence ATGTTTAACATGAACAGTTTAGGCAAAAAAGCTAAAATAGCAGGCAGAAGCATAAGCGATTTGAATACAAACAAAAAAAACGAAGCTCTTGAATGCATAAAAAACGAACTTATCAATAATATGAAAAGTATCATAAAAGCAAACAAAGAAGATATTGTAAATGCCAAAGCAAACGGAATGAAAGAATCTATGATAGACAGGCTAACTCTTGACGAAGACAGAATAAAAGCCATAGCGAATTCTATAGATAAAGTCATCAATTTAAAAGACCCTGTGGGTATCATTTCGGGAGGGTCCAAAAGACCAAACGGAATGGAGATAGTAATAAAGAAAGTTCCTTACGGAGTGGTGGGTATAATATTCGAATCACGTCCGAACGTTACGGTTGACGCGGGATGTTTATGTTTGAAATCAGGGAATGCATGTATCCTAAGAGGCGGTAAAGAAGCAATAAATACAAATACCAGACTCGTAGAAGTAATGAGAGGTGCAGTAAAAAAAGCAGGACTCAACCACGATGTGATCCAGCTGGTTTTCGACACCGACAGGAAATACGTATCCGAAATGGCTAAGCTTACGGAATACATAGACGTTTTAATACCAAGAGGCAGTGCAGGACTTATAAGATCCATAAAGGATATCGCAACGGTTCCGTTTATCGAAACCGGAGCGGGGAATTGCCATATATATATAGATGAATTTGCCGATAACGATATGGCAGTTGATTTAACGGACAACGGGAAAACACAAAGACCTAGCGTGTGTAATTCACTGGAGACTCTTTTAGTCCATGAAAAGAAAGCAGAAGAAGTACTTCCTCTTATATATAACAAACTCAAAGAACATAATGTGGAATTCAGAGGAGACGAAAGAACTTTAAAAATCCTCGGAAGCAAAGCAAAAAAAGCTGACGAAGAAGATTATAAAACAGAATACAACGATTATATAATTGCTGTAAAAGTCGTAGAAAACATAGAAGAAGCAATAAATCACATCAATAAATATTCAACGAAACACTCCGAATGTATCGTTACGAACAATATCGAAAGCATGAATTTATTTACTTCCAAAATAGACAGTGCATGTGTCTATGTGAATGTTTCCACAAGATTTACCGACGGAGAAGAATTCGGTTTCGGAAGTGAAATAGGTATAGCAACTCAAAGGACACTTCCAAGAGGTCCTATGGGACTTAATGAACTTACGACAATCAAATATGTTATCACAGGAAACGGACAAATAAGATAA
- a CDS encoding formate--tetrahydrofolate ligase has protein sequence MGYKSDIEIAQEAKMEDIREVAKRIGLSEDDIELYGKYKAKVDYNVLKRTEGKKGKLILTTAINPTPAGEGKTTTTIGVADAIRRLGHNTIMALREPSLGPVFGIKGGAAGGGYAQVVPMEDINLHFTGDLHALTAANNLLAAMIDNHIQQGNELNIDTRRIVWRRAIDMNDRQLRNIVCGLGGKVNGTPREDGFDITVASEVMAIFCLANNITDLKERLGNIVAAYNMDGNPVTARDLKANGAMATLLKDALKPNLVQSLEGTPAFIHGGPFANIAHGCNSVIATKMARHFCDYVVTEAGFGADLGAEKFLDIKCRLADLKPDAVIIVATVKALKYNGGVSKNELGEENLEALEKGLPNLLKHVDNIKNVFGLPCVVAINKFVNDTEAEISLIENKCKELGVNVVLSEVWEKGGKGGEDLAKEVIRLCDEENNFKFSYDTDLSIKEKIEAIAKKVYGADGVDFLPKAKKEMDNFEKLGFGNMPICIAKTQYSLSDDPTKLGKPEGFRITIKDMTVSAGAGFIVALAGDVMKMPGLGKEPAAFKIDVDENGKISGLF, from the coding sequence ATGGGTTACAAAAGTGATATTGAAATTGCTCAGGAAGCAAAGATGGAAGACATCAGGGAAGTAGCAAAGAGAATAGGTTTAAGCGAAGACGATATAGAACTTTACGGAAAATATAAAGCAAAAGTGGATTATAATGTTTTAAAGAGGACCGAAGGTAAGAAAGGTAAACTGATACTTACCACTGCCATCAATCCCACTCCGGCAGGGGAAGGGAAAACAACGACTACTATCGGCGTTGCAGACGCAATAAGAAGGCTTGGTCATAACACGATAATGGCGCTTAGAGAACCTTCTCTCGGACCTGTGTTCGGGATAAAAGGCGGAGCTGCCGGCGGCGGATATGCTCAGGTCGTTCCTATGGAAGACATCAATCTCCACTTTACCGGTGATTTACATGCCCTTACTGCCGCTAATAATCTTCTTGCGGCGATGATAGATAATCATATCCAGCAGGGTAACGAACTTAATATCGATACGAGAAGGATAGTTTGGAGAAGAGCTATCGACATGAACGACAGACAGCTTAGGAATATCGTCTGCGGTCTCGGCGGAAAAGTAAACGGGACTCCTCGTGAAGATGGTTTTGATATAACCGTAGCAAGCGAAGTAATGGCTATATTCTGTCTTGCCAACAATATCACTGATTTGAAAGAAAGGCTCGGTAATATAGTTGCCGCATATAACATGGACGGAAATCCCGTTACCGCAAGAGATTTAAAAGCAAACGGAGCTATGGCAACACTTCTTAAAGACGCTTTGAAACCGAATTTGGTACAGTCTTTGGAAGGAACTCCAGCTTTTATTCACGGAGGACCTTTTGCGAATATAGCTCACGGATGTAACAGCGTTATCGCAACGAAAATGGCTAGACATTTCTGTGATTATGTAGTAACGGAAGCAGGTTTCGGGGCAGACCTCGGGGCGGAAAAATTCCTCGATATAAAATGCAGACTTGCAGACCTTAAACCTGATGCGGTAATCATAGTTGCGACGGTAAAAGCTCTTAAATACAACGGGGGAGTAAGTAAGAACGAACTTGGTGAAGAGAACTTGGAAGCTCTTGAAAAGGGACTTCCTAACTTGCTTAAACACGTTGACAACATAAAAAATGTGTTCGGACTTCCTTGTGTTGTTGCTATAAATAAATTCGTCAATGATACTGAAGCCGAAATCAGTCTTATTGAAAATAAGTGTAAGGAACTCGGCGTAAACGTAGTCTTAAGCGAAGTATGGGAAAAAGGCGGCAAAGGCGGGGAAGACCTTGCAAAAGAAGTTATAAGGCTTTGTGATGAAGAAAATAACTTTAAATTCTCTTATGACACTGATTTAAGCATTAAAGAAAAAATCGAAGCGATAGCAAAAAAAGTATACGGAGCAGACGGCGTTGACTTCCTTCCAAAAGCTAAGAAAGAAATGGATAATTTCGAGAAATTAGGTTTTGGGAATATGCCTATCTGTATAGCTAAAACACAGTATTCGCTTTCCGATGACCCAACCAAACTCGGAAAACCGGAAGGTTTCAGGATAACGATAAAGGATATGACCGTTTCTGCGGGAGCAGGATTTATAGTTGCACTTGCGGGGGACGTGATGAAAATGCCGGGGCTTGGAAAAGAACCTGCTGCATTTAAAATCGACGTCGATGAAAACGGAAAGATCTCAGGATTATTTTAG
- a CDS encoding folate family ECF transporter S component has protein sequence MNRASSSLVSTRKIVFAGLLIAMGIVLKMFEISVTPNFRIGFTTVPTIFSGILLGPVYGFAIGFLSDFIQFVIKSDGGAFHLGFTLTSALYGLIPGLIAMMVKKKNIELELKHIVLIVVLCEVICSILLNTVFLIQMYGYATIAMIPQRFIKAVVMIFLNSAIIYFLYNNTKNKIKV, from the coding sequence ATGAATAGAGCAAGCTCTAGTTTAGTTAGTACGAGAAAAATCGTTTTCGCGGGACTGCTGATTGCAATGGGGATAGTACTGAAGATGTTTGAAATCAGTGTGACACCCAATTTCAGGATCGGGTTTACTACCGTTCCCACGATTTTTTCGGGGATACTCCTTGGACCCGTTTATGGTTTTGCCATAGGGTTTTTGTCTGATTTTATCCAATTTGTCATAAAGTCGGACGGAGGTGCATTTCACCTCGGTTTTACCCTTACCAGTGCCTTATACGGACTTATTCCCGGACTTATTGCAATGATGGTCAAAAAGAAAAATATCGAACTTGAATTAAAACATATTGTACTCATAGTAGTACTGTGTGAAGTTATATGTTCGATACTCTTAAATACCGTGTTCCTTATCCAGATGTACGGTTACGCTACGATAGCTATGATACCCCAAAGGTTTATAAAAGCCGTAGTCATGATTTTTCTCAACAGTGCAATAATTTATTTTCTATATAATAATACTAAAAACAAAATAAAGGTTTAA
- a CDS encoding 3-phosphoshikimate 1-carboxyvinyltransferase — protein MEITLDSRILNGKVTAKPVLEDLKRYLICSLFTNETSIIKNVLLDKETKEILDILSLLGARITVDEFKGKRKTLRIKGSYPFDIKLEEIDLGNNLNLLRTFAPILLISKTKFNLKYKNTIIQNPLNSFYSLFFEKGFTKIQMEKGEYPLKIKTGIDKSVFYIRADIEKECLSTLLSMLPRAYRASKVIIVGEIKDKAYVNRTIQILKDFEIDVRNNNFKEFDIINTKYEPCNVTVENDFTMASIWITASALGHKVMVKDLNLKSRQDNKKLLDILKVIGIDIFASPNGDIIARPNRINAFNIDISKVPDLMPYLAVIASVADGTSKLKNVEDIYVKDTLAANDLSHAINSVGGDSFIFGGDLIIRGREMLKGGTVNDLKLHESIFALCAVSRQALSPIKAKVPSTMPNYYKEFYRDFTRLGGKRLH, from the coding sequence ATGGAGATAACACTTGATAGCAGAATTTTAAACGGAAAAGTTACCGCTAAACCGGTTTTGGAAGACTTAAAAAGATATTTGATATGTTCTCTTTTTACGAATGAAACAAGTATAATAAAAAATGTTTTACTCGATAAAGAAACGAAAGAGATACTTGATATATTGAGTCTGCTGGGAGCAAGGATAACCGTTGACGAATTTAAGGGCAAAAGAAAAACTTTAAGGATAAAAGGGTCCTATCCTTTTGACATAAAACTTGAAGAAATAGATTTAGGAAACAACTTAAATTTACTTAGGACTTTTGCACCCATTTTGCTGATTTCAAAGACTAAATTCAATCTTAAATACAAAAACACGATTATACAAAATCCTTTGAACTCATTTTACAGTCTCTTTTTTGAAAAGGGATTTACCAAGATACAAATGGAAAAAGGAGAATATCCGTTAAAAATAAAAACCGGCATTGATAAGTCTGTTTTTTATATAAGAGCCGACATCGAAAAAGAATGTTTATCCACACTCCTTTCAATGCTGCCAAGAGCTTACAGAGCCTCTAAAGTAATAATAGTCGGAGAAATAAAAGATAAAGCTTATGTAAACAGGACCATTCAAATCTTAAAAGACTTTGAAATAGACGTAAGAAACAATAACTTTAAAGAATTCGATATAATCAACACAAAGTATGAACCATGCAATGTAACCGTAGAAAACGACTTTACAATGGCAAGCATTTGGATAACCGCAAGCGCTCTCGGACATAAGGTAATGGTAAAAGATCTAAACCTAAAAAGCAGACAGGATAATAAAAAACTCTTGGATATTTTAAAAGTAATAGGGATAGATATTTTTGCAAGTCCCAACGGAGATATAATAGCAAGACCGAACAGGATAAACGCCTTTAACATAGATATAAGCAAAGTGCCCGATTTGATGCCATACCTTGCAGTGATAGCAAGCGTTGCCGACGGGACCAGCAAGCTTAAAAACGTAGAGGATATATATGTAAAAGATACCTTAGCCGCAAACGATTTGTCTCACGCAATAAACTCCGTGGGCGGAGACAGCTTTATCTTCGGAGGAGACCTTATAATAAGAGGGAGAGAAATGTTAAAAGGCGGTACGGTAAACGATTTAAAGCTTCATGAAAGCATATTTGCACTGTGTGCCGTTTCAAGACAGGCACTGAGTCCAATAAAAGCAAAAGTACCCTCAACCATGCCAAACTACTACAAAGAATTCTACAGAGATTTTACAAGACTTGGGGGAAAAAGACTTCACTAG
- a CDS encoding helix-turn-helix domain-containing protein, whose amino-acid sequence MKIDYLMMGERLKRQRIKQKLTQEQLAEAVDLSVSHLSHIENGNTKTSLQTVLNIANVLNISIDKILGIDFGTKTRHVPIAEIDVIFKDCAKDEKEFLIENLKSLKSQLKKFK is encoded by the coding sequence ATGAAAATAGACTATTTAATGATGGGAGAAAGGCTGAAAAGGCAGAGGATAAAACAGAAGCTAACACAGGAGCAGTTGGCGGAGGCTGTGGATTTATCGGTTAGTCATTTAAGCCATATTGAAAACGGAAATACCAAGACATCGCTTCAGACTGTTTTGAATATTGCAAATGTACTAAATATAAGTATTGATAAGATTTTAGGTATCGACTTCGGGACAAAAACAAGACATGTTCCGATAGCGGAAATAGATGTGATATTTAAAGATTGTGCAAAAGATGAAAAAGAATTTTTAATAGAGAATTTAAAATCTTTAAAATCACAATTAAAAAAGTTCAAATAA
- a CDS encoding helix-turn-helix domain-containing protein: MKISKIVYKRITELLKEKGTNINKFCREHQMPTTSIYSIGDGKSSSPSLKLIIRFCDALDISLYEFFDYEPFKNRDYDQEK; the protein is encoded by the coding sequence ATGAAAATTTCAAAAATCGTTTATAAAAGGATAACTGAGTTATTAAAAGAAAAAGGTACAAACATAAATAAATTTTGCAGGGAACATCAAATGCCTACGACCAGTATTTACAGCATAGGAGACGGGAAGTCTTCTTCACCGTCATTAAAACTTATAATTAGATTTTGTGATGCTCTCGACATAAGCTTATATGAATTTTTTGATTATGAACCGTTTAAAAACAGGGATTATGATCAGGAAAAATAA
- a CDS encoding HAD hydrolase-like protein has translation MGYKYVVFDLDGTIVDSHEGICICFQQALKSAGIEESVDNIRKLLGPPLSRTIITKYGLSEEEGAAAMKIHMKRLKEKGIYECKIYEGIPKLLKTLKENGIKMAIATNKPEEPSIMQLEHFDLAKYFEIIIGNDYTQTRGTKGDFIRMTLEHMGVEDKKEAVMVGDRYNDLEGGVENGLDTIGVTYGYGSKDEIDKCNPTHITDTPLGILDIVLK, from the coding sequence ATGGGATATAAATATGTAGTATTTGATTTAGACGGAACAATAGTGGATTCACATGAGGGAATATGTATATGCTTTCAGCAAGCACTTAAATCAGCAGGTATCGAAGAGAGCGTCGATAATATAAGGAAATTGCTCGGACCTCCTCTTTCAAGAACCATTATCACAAAATATGGTTTAAGTGAAGAAGAAGGTGCCGCGGCAATGAAAATACATATGAAGAGATTGAAAGAAAAGGGAATATATGAATGTAAGATTTATGAAGGTATTCCAAAACTTTTAAAAACTCTTAAAGAAAATGGGATCAAAATGGCGATAGCTACCAATAAACCCGAAGAACCTTCTATCATGCAGCTTGAACATTTTGATTTAGCTAAGTATTTTGAAATTATTATCGGTAATGATTATACTCAAACCAGAGGAACAAAAGGTGACTTTATAAGAATGACTCTTGAACATATGGGTGTAGAAGATAAAAAAGAAGCAGTAATGGTAGGGGACAGATATAATGACCTTGAAGGAGGAGTAGAGAACGGACTTGATACAATAGGTGTTACCTATGGATACGGTTCTAAAGATGAAATCGATAAGTGTAATCCGACTCATATTACAGATACTCCGCTTGGGATACTTGATATAGTATTAAAATAA
- a CDS encoding HAD-IA family hydrolase → MGYKYVIFDLDGTIVDSQLGSCKGFQGALKAYGVEESLENIKKLLGPPLSKTIITKYGFSEEDGKAAMKLHFDYLKTKGIFDAEYYDGMFEMLDKLKENGIKIAIATNKPEEISIKQLEHLKLKDYFDFIVGNNEAQNRGTKAEFIKMAMDAIGVVDKKEAVMVGDRYNDLEGGVENGLDTIGVTYGYGSVEEIEGCNPTHIAKTPLDIADIVLG, encoded by the coding sequence ATGGGATACAAATATGTAATATTCGATTTGGACGGAACGATCGTTGATTCACAGCTTGGAAGCTGCAAGGGATTTCAAGGTGCACTCAAAGCGTACGGTGTAGAAGAAAGCTTGGAAAACATTAAAAAATTATTGGGACCACCTCTTTCAAAGACTATCATTACAAAATACGGTTTTAGCGAAGAAGACGGAAAAGCGGCTATGAAGCTCCATTTTGATTATTTAAAAACTAAAGGTATTTTTGATGCTGAGTATTATGACGGGATGTTTGAAATGCTGGATAAGTTAAAGGAAAATGGCATAAAAATCGCAATAGCTACGAATAAACCCGAAGAAATTTCCATTAAGCAGTTGGAACATTTAAAATTAAAAGATTATTTTGATTTTATTGTCGGAAACAATGAAGCACAAAATAGAGGAACAAAAGCTGAATTTATTAAAATGGCAATGGACGCTATAGGTGTTGTTGATAAAAAAGAAGCAGTAATGGTAGGGGACAGATACAATGACCTTGAAGGCGGAGTTGAAAACGGACTCGATACAATAGGTGTTACATATGGATATGGTTCAGTAGAGGAAATCGAAGGATGTAATCCTACTCATATCGCTAAAACTCCTTTGGATATTGCAGATATCGTATTAGGGTAG